The genomic segment TGTTCAAAACCAAATATCTATCattaaatctaagtttaataACTCCCACTGCTCTTGCCGAAACTACTGCACCATTGCCAACTCTCATCGTGAAGGACTCATCAGCAAGCTCTTCATAAGAACTAAGTAGCTGCAAAGAAGAATAAACGTGATTAGTAGCGCTCGAATCAACTATCCATATAGAATAATCAATGGTTACTAAACAAGATTCTAGAACAAATAAGTCATACTTAcctttcttcttttcttttagGTCAGCGAGATACTTGGGGCAGTTCCTCTTCCAATGACCATCAATCCCACAgtaaaaacattttcctttgGGCTTTGCAGTGTCACCCTTCTTTTTGTCATTGGAACCATTCCAATTCTTTTGCTTTTTAGGAGCTCCTTTTCCTTTCCCCTTATTCTTTCTTTTCAAACTAGCTTTGGAGGAAGGTGACTTACCCTTGACAACATTTGCCTCACCTTCTTGGACTTTTCCAATGGAAATGGCC from the Primulina tabacum isolate GXHZ01 chromosome 8, ASM2559414v2, whole genome shotgun sequence genome contains:
- the LOC142552510 gene encoding uncharacterized protein LOC142552510, with translation MTQLLNELQTFEAISIGKVQEGEANVVKGKSPSSKASLKRKNKGKGKGAPKKQKNWNGSNDKKKGDTAKPKGKCFYCGIDGHWKRNCPKYLADLKEKKKAT